A single Palaemon carinicauda isolate YSFRI2023 unplaced genomic scaffold, ASM3689809v2 scaffold526, whole genome shotgun sequence DNA region contains:
- the LOC137637087 gene encoding piggyBac transposable element-derived protein 4-like, translating into MSKKKTLTDDELEHMMNATGALSNLDEDEEAVDNEGLGTNIHDDEMTASDEEVEDQDQIELELMYDSDYDKDYVPSCSDSESSDNVEGSEDAEKRPKKKKETTRKTRSTSTPKKKTRIVGPNPGIYPVDSTSSTLVDIPSPSSPIAGPSNDVSIAANSSSAAPSTPAASGRGRRRRQAEVDVPVPPIVSFDTATLDAKHGFRWCTRPQSSTNRVARNIVAGRPGPNAEAQACHSPEECFNLFLDDSFLDIVCQWTNKRMEIVASKYKKKTSTHKNVEREELRAFIGVLIFSGCQKDSHMSTCDMWSVDIGAALYRAAMSQARFEFILDCLRFDDPQTREMRIETDRFAPIRELFDKFMEKCERHYTPCENLCVDEQLVGFRGKCSFRMYIPSKLAKYGIKLVNINDCKSKYLLGSIPYLGKDNIRPSAGVGLGHYYTKELTKPYHMTNRNVTTDNWFTSVGLVADLLQNCGMTLVGTVKANKRELPEKIKTKDNREPGSSAFLFTIEMTLVSYVPPVGKTAKKLVLLLSSMHSQPVLQENGKPEIIEFYNRTKGGVDAFDGMCALYSCNRKTKRWPLCIFYWMVNAAIINAKVLYTAHLETTGVTKFPERRRFMLRLARSFIRPWAEKRLSSATLPRNLRTLITTVCNTSSVVNTQYPTGQVLAQCNYPQVRCAECPRS; encoded by the coding sequence TGAGGAGGCAGTTGATAATGAAGGACTTGGAACCAACATACATGATGATGAAATGACCGCTAGTGATGAGGAGGTGGAGGATCAGGATCAGATAGAACTAGAGTTGATGTATGACAGTGATTATGATAAGGATTATGTCCCGTCATGTAGTGATAGTGAGTCCAGTGACAACGTTGAAGGGTCAGaagatgctgaaaaaagaccgaagaaaaagaaggaaactaCCAGAAAAACACGTAGCACATCGACCCCAAAGAAAAAAACCCGTATTGTTGGACCAAACCCTGGAATCTATCCAGTTGATAGTACCTCTTCCACCTTAGTTGATATACCTtctccttcttcccctatagctggACCTAGTAATGATGTGTCTATTGCAGCCAACTCTTCTTCTGCTGCCCCTTCCACCCCTGCAGCCAGTGGTCGTGGGAGACGTAGGAGACAAGCTGAAGTTGATGTTCCAGTTCCACCTATAGTATCGTTTGATACTGCTACTTTGGATGCAAAGCATGGGTTCAGATGGTGTACCCGTCCGCAGTCAAGTACCAATCGTGTAGCCAGAAACATTGTCGCCGGTAGACCCGGACCAAATGCTGAAGCACAAGCTTGTCATTCCCCAGAGGAGTGCTTTAACTTATTCCTTGACGATTCATTTCTGGATATAGTCTGTCAGTGGACAAACAAGAGGATGGAGATTGTAGCCAGTAAGTACAAGAAGAAAACATCAACACATAAAAATGTGGAACGGGAGGAGCTAAGAGCATTCATTGGGGTGCTAATATTTTCGGGATGCCAAAAGGATAGCCATATGTCAACCTGTGACATGTGGTCTGTTGACATCGGTGCGGCACTTTACCGTGCTGCTATGTCGCAGGCTCGTTTTGAGTTTATACTTGACTGTTTACGCTTTGATGACCCACAGACAAGAGAGATGAGAATAGAAACTGACAGATTTGCACCTATCCGGGAACTATTTGATAAATTTATGGAGAAGTGTGAAAGGCACTATACACCCTGTGAGAATCTGTGTGTTGATGAACAGTTGGTAGGATTTCGTGGAAAATGTTCATTCAGGATGTACATCCCAAGTAAGCTAGCCAAGTATGGCATAAAGTTGGTTAACATAAATGATTGCAAGAGTAAATACCTGCTAGGAAGTATCCCGTACCTCGGAAAGGATAATATACGGCCCTCAGCTGGAGTAGGACTGGGCCATTATTATACTAAGGAGCTCACAAAGCCATACCACATGACAAACAGAAATGTGACCACAGATAATTGGTTCACCTCCGTAGGACTTGTCGCTGATCTTCTGCAAAACTGTGGAATGACCTTGGTTGGAACGGTGAAGGCAAACAAGCGAGAACTACCAGAGAAGATAAAGACCAAAGATAATCGTGAACCTGGATCAAGTGCCTTTCTCTTCACAATAGAGATGACCCTGGTTTCATATGTGCCTCCAGTAGGAAAGACGGCTAAGAAGTTAGTCCTCTTGCTCTCATCTATGCATAGCCAGCCAGTCCTGCAAGAGAACGGAAAACCTGAGATTATAGAATTTTATAACCGCACCAAAGGAGGAGTTGATGCATTTGATGGGATGTGTGCCCTGTACTCTTGCAACCGGAAAACTAAAAGATGGCCACTTTGTATCTTTTACTGGATGGTGAATGCTGCTATTATCAATGCAAAGGTACTGTACACAGCACACCTAGAGACGACAGGAGTTACCAAGTTTCCAGAACGCCGTCGCTTCATGCTACGTCTTGCAAGATCATTCATACGGCCATGGGCTGAGAAGAGGTTGTCGAGTGCCACTCTCCCACGGAACCTAAGAACATTGATAACTACTGTCTGCAATACTTCATCAGTAGTCAACACACAGTACCCAACTGGCCAAGTACTTGCCCAATGTAACTACCCTCAGGTACGCTGTGCTGAGTGCCCCCGCTCTTAA